The following proteins are encoded in a genomic region of Rissa tridactyla isolate bRisTri1 chromosome 5, bRisTri1.patW.cur.20221130, whole genome shotgun sequence:
- the IL21 gene encoding interleukin-21: MERMIIFCMLFFCCSMALTAAPYRIVKYKQLFKTIRQLEPIVKDKDVEMLHTPENPVDECLFTAVTCFQKGILKLQPANSQVNSTFNQTTKVLKNFTFSNPGKHCESSCESYEKKTPKEFLKSFAKLINKLLKE; this comes from the exons ATGGAGAGGATGATTATTTTCTgtatgcttttcttctgttgcagTATGGCGCTGACTGCAGCTCCATACAGAATAGTGAAATACAAACAGCTCTTCAAGACAATTAGACAGTTAGAACCCATAGTGAAAGACAAG GATGTTGAAATGCTGCATACACCAGAAAACCCTGTG gACGAATGCCTCTTCACAGCTGTGACCTGCTTCCAGAAGGGCATACTGAAATTACAACCAGCAAACAGCCAAGTAAATTCTACATTCAACCAAACTACTAAAGTCTTGAAAAATTTCACCTTCAGCAACCCCGGCAAG CACTGCGAGTCTTCATGTGAATCTTAcgagaaaaaaacccccaaagagtTTTTGAAGAGCTTTGCGAAACTAATCAACAAG ttattGAAGGAGTAA